GGTCGACCTCGAGCACGGTGATGCCGTATGCGGGAATGCCCGACTCGAACTGCGCGTAGAACCCGAGCGCGAGCGCGATCATGATGACCGAGGTCCAGCGCAGCGCGGGGTTCGCGAACACCAGGCGGAACGCCCCGGGGCGTCGCTCGTCGGACAGCCCGGTGACGGCCTCGGCGGTGAACTCCGCAGAGCGTCGGGCACCGCGCCCGGCGAGCGCGATGATCGCTGACGACACCGCGAAGCCGGCGGCGGCCATGAGGAATCCGATGTCGAGTCCGTCGTGCCGGCCGAGGTCGATGATCTGCCCGGCCAAGAACGCGCCGGCGGCCATGCCGAGCGCCTCTCCGGTGAACTTGTACGCGAAGACCTTGCGTCGATCGTCGGTCGACGACCACTCGAGCGCGAGCACCTGCTTGGCGGGAACCGCGGCGGCCAGGCCCAGACCGAAGACGAGCATGCCGCCGAGGAAGACGGCAGGGCTGTCGGCGAAGACCAGCGAGGCGGCGCCGACGGCACCGAGCAGCTGCGCGACGACGGCGACGTGCACGGGGTTGTACCGGTCTGCCAGCCTGCCCGCGATCGGCGCGGCGACGAGCGCGCCCACCGAGAAGAGCGACGACGCGGCCGCCGCGACGAGGGCGCCCCAGCCTCGCGTGTCGGCCGCGTAGGCGTACTGGTAGGGGAGCACGGCACCCCAGCCGAGCATGCCGATGCTCGATGCGAGAATGAGCAGTTTCGCGCGCACGGGCACGCCACCTTTCCGGAGTCGAGAGTCTCGAGTGAGACGGATGCCTCGCCTGCGCGTCACGGGAGGGGAAGCGATGATTCGAACACGAACTATTCGATATCGAAATATTAGCATCCGAAATTGACGTGCGAGAATGCCCCTATGGCCAAACGCACCCCGTCAGCGCAGGAACTGCATCGCCGCGCCGTCGCCACCTACGTCGCCGCGGGCGGCGAGGAGTCGGTGCAGCGGGTCATCACCGCTGTGCAGGGGCTCACGAAGAAGCTCGACCAGTGGTACGTCAGGCAGCTCACCGACCTCGACGTGAGCTCGGGCGAGTGGGCCGTCGTCACCTCGCTGGCCAAAGCCGGAGAGGCCCTCACCCCGAGCCAGCTCGCGGAGCTCACGAACGTCGCGCCGTCGTCGATGACGCATCGCCTCGACAAGCTCGCCGAGCGCGGCCTCGTCGAGCGCGCAGCCGATCCCGACAACCGCACCCGCATCCTCGTCAGCCTCACCGAGGAGGGCTGGGGCCTGTTCAGTCAGGCGATCCGCGACTCCGACGTCGTCGAGTCCGACGTGCTGCAAGACCTCGGCGACACCGAACGCGCCGAGCTCGCCCGCCTGCTCGAGGTCGTCATCGCGCGCCTCGACGACATCGACGCTTGACCGCGCACGCACGACTCTGCACGCGAGGCGTCGTCATCGCGCGTCTCCGACATCGACGCCTGACCGCGCACGCACGACTCTGCACGCGAGGCGTCGTCATCGCGCGCCTCGACGACATCGACGCCTGACCAACCCGCACCGGGATGCCGTCGCCGGCATCACCGGCTCGTCAGTCGCCGACCCGGTCACGCAGATGTGCACGCAGCTGCGCGACGACGAGCTCGTGATCAGCGAGCTCCGGCAGCCCCGACACGCCGACGGCGCCGATGACCCCGACCTCGCGGATGCGGATCGGCACGACCCCGCCGTGCGCCGCGAACTCGCGCGGGTCGAGGCGGGCGTGCACGTCGAAGTCCTCGCCCTTCGCGCGGAACTCCTCGCCGACGAGCATCGAGGCCTTCCCGTACCGCTCGACGACGCGGTGCTTGCGATCGAGCCACGCGTCGTTGTCGGCGGTGGCGCCGGGCAGGGCGGCGTGGAACACCCGCTGCGACCCGAACCAGATCGCGATCGCGACCGGATGCCCCGCCTCGGCGGCTGCCGCTCGCAGCCGCCCTCCGACCACCCATGCGTCGTCGAGGGTGAACCGGTCGAACTGCAGTTCGGATGCTTCGGCGACGAGCCGTTCGAGCAGCTCGCTCATGGCCGCAGCAGCACCTTCGTGGCGCGTCGCTCGTCCATCGCGGCGTACGCCTCGGCGGCATCGGCGAGCGGCAGCTCGAGGTCGAACACGAGCCCGGGCTCGATCGCGCCCGAGCGCACATCGGGCAGCAGCTCCTCGATGTAGCCGCGCACCGGCGCGACCCCGCCGTTCACGCCCACGTTGCGATTGAAGAGCGGGCGCACGGGCAGCTCGGGCCCGCCGTTCGGCGCGCCGACGTAGCCGACCATTCCGCCGGGGCGGGTCGAGCGGATCGCCTGGTCCATCGACTCCTTCGTGCCGACGCACTCGAGCACCCGGTCGGCGCCGATGCCCCCGGTGAGCTCCTGCACCCGCGCGACGCCCTCGGCGCCGCGCTCCTCGACGATGTGGGTCGCGCCGAACCGGCGGGCGAGCGCCTGGCGTTCGGGATGCCGCGACATCGCGATGATCGTCGTGGCGCCGAGTCGCTTCGACGCGATGATCGCGCAGAGGCCGACCGCGCCGTCACCCACGACGGCGACCGAGTCGCCGGCCGAGACGCCGGCGGAGACCGCGGCGTGGTGGCCGGTGCCCATGACGTCGGCGAGCGTCAGGAGCCCGGGCACCTCGTCGTCGCCCACCGGTCCGGGCACGACGACCAGCGTGCCGTCGGCGAGCGGCACGCGAACGCGCTCGCCCTGGCCGCCGTCGGCGAAGCCGCCGACGCGGTCGTCGGAGCCCCACCATCCGCCGTTCAGGCACGAGGTCGAGACGCCGTTGCGGCAGTTCGCGCACGTGTTGTCGCACACGTAGAAGGGGGCGATCACGAAGTCGCCGACGGCGACCACCGCGACGTCCTCGCCGATCGCCTCGACGACGCCGATGAACTCGTGCCCGATGCGGTGCGGCTCGTCGGTCGGCGTCACGCCGCGGTACGGCCAGAGGTCGGAGCCGCAGACGCACGCGGCGACGACCTTCACGATGGCGTCGGCGCCGGTGGAGAGCACCGGGTCGGGCACGGTTTCGACACGGATGTCACGGGGCGCGTGGATGACGGTGGCGAGCATGCTCCGAGCCTACGCGCGCCGCCCCGACTGCGGTTGTCGAAAACCGCCCGTGCTCACACGTGCGGCACGAACTCCTGCCAGGCGAGTCGCTTCTCGCGCCGCGGGTCGAGCTCGATGCGGTCGACCCGATCGAACACGAGCGTGCGCCTGGTCACCTCGTCGTATCGCGGCCAGTCGTCGAGCGGTGCTCCGGATGCCGCGAGCGCGACCCAGTGCGCCTGCATGCGCCGCCCGACCGCACGGAACATGCGGCGCCCGCCGAGCATCGTGAGCCCGGCGCCGGTCAGGGTGTCGAACTTCTCGAAGAGCGCGAAGAGTTCGAGACCGTGGGTCGCATCGAGGCCGAGGAGCCGCGGCATCCGCGGGGCCGCATCGAATCGGTACATGTGCGTCGGCGCGAACCGCGCATGCCGCTCCGCGACCTTCACCGACGGGAACCAGAACGTGAAGTCCCCGGCGAAGTCGGCCGCAGGCCGCCGATCGGGAAGCCCGGGGTATTGGCGTTTGATGGCCTTGCGCGACTTCTTCCGCGTGTTCGCGAAGATCGCACGGATGCGCGGCTTCGTCGTCGGCAGGATGCTGATGCGCCCCTCGAAGAGCGACCCCTCGCGGTCGTTGGTGCCGATGATGAGCGGCACCCGGTGCGCGAGCCCGTCGCGGAACGCGTCGAGCGGGCGATGCGGCAGGAACCCGCCGTCGATCACCGGCGCGAGGCTGATCGTGCCGGGGTCCTCGTCGGGGGTGCGGATCGTGAGTGCGGTCGTCGCCTCGGCGAGTTTCATGGCGTCGGCGGTGCACAGCATCGCCGCGGCATCCTCGACCGACTCGCTCTCGAGGTCGTCGTCGTCGACCACGCGGCTCAGCAGCTGCACGTACTCGTGAGCCCATCTCGCCGTCGTCTCGGGCAGGTACACGGCGTTCGCCGGCGAGCTCTGCGCGATCGCCCGGCTGAACAGGCCCTCGGCGGCGGGCACCGTGAGCAGCGTCGTCACCGAGTTCGCACCGGCCGACTCGCCGAAGAGCGTCACGCGGTCGGGGTCCCCGCCGAACGAGCGGATGTTGCGGCGCACCCATTCGAGCGCGGCGACCTGATCTCGCAGGCCGAGGTTCGCCTCGATCGGGCGCTCGGGCGTCGAGTAGCGGCGGAAGTCGAGCCAGCCGAGCGCCCCGAGGCGGTAGTTCATGCTGGCGTAGACGATCCCGTGCTCGCGCACGAGTCGTTCGCCCTGACGGGGGTACTCCCCCGAGGAGCCCACGCTGTAGGCGCCGCCGTGGATGAACACCATGACCGGCCGGCCCGTCGGCCCCGCCGCATCGTCGGGAGCGATCACGTTGACGCTCAGGCAGTCCTCGCTGCGCACGAGGCTCGGCGCCGCGCCGATGAACTGGCCCTTCCGCTTCTGCGGTGCCACCGGACCGAACTCGGCGGCATCGCGCACGCCGTCCCAGCCCGACGCCGCCCGGGGCGCACGGAAACGAGCGTCGCCGCCCGTCGACGCCGCATACGGGACGCCCCGCCAGCAGCGCACGCCGTGCCGGCGCACCCCGCGCACCGCGCCCGTCTCGGTCTCGACGACGAGGGCGCCGTCGGTTCCCGGTCCAGCTCCCACCAGCATGTGCCGGAGCCTACGCCCGTCTCATGAACGGACGGGGCGGTCTCAGGCCGCCGCGGGCGGAGCCGTGGCTCTCGCCGACACCCGCGCCGGAGAGGGCACGAGCATGCGCAGCGCCCAGCCGAAGAGCACGAAGATCACGCCGACCCCGGCTGCGAACAGCGCGACGCCGAACGAGACGACCGAGGTGAAGAGCGAAGCCCGCAGGAACGACGCGTTCATCACGGTGTCGCGCACGGGGTCGTCCTGGTCGAGCTCGGCGTACGTCTTGCCGCCGCTCGCCTCGAGCGCGTGCGCGTTGATGACACCGGCCTGGATGAAGGCGTCGACCGGCCCGTCGACGGTCTTGCCCGCGAAGTACGGAGAGTCGTCGGGGATCGTGATGTTCTCGGCGCGGAGCTGGTTCGAGACCCCGATCCAGGCGATGATCGCGACGATGATCAACAGGATGCCGCCGACCACGCCGGCCAATCCGATCAATCGGATGCCGCGTCGCTGGCCGTGCGTCAGCACGACCTCGCCGATCTCGTCTCCGTTCACTGCAGACATGTCGCCTCCCCCGGGATCGAACTGCTGTCGCCACAGTAGCGCTGCGAGCGGCAGCGGCGGAAGACCCCGGCCGGGGCATCATCCCTCCGCGGCGAGTGGCGGAATGTCGGCAGGCTCCAACAGAATGCTGAAGTGATCAGCGCGAGGACGTTCTGGAGTGCCCTGCCCACCGAGGGCCGGTGGCTGCTGTCGACCGTCGCCATCCAGACGCTCGGCCGGGGGCTCACCCTGCCGTTCACGATCATCTACCTGCATGAGGTGCGCGGATTCGACCTCGGGCTCTCGGGCGCGCTCATGAGCCTCATCGCCGTGGTCGGACTCATCGTCACCGGCCCGGGCGGCACCCTCATCGACCGCTTCGGCGCGAAGGCCGTGCTGCTCGCCGGCCTCGTCTCGATGATCGCCGGCTGCACGCTGCTCGCGTTCGCGACGCATCCGGCCGTCGCCGCCGTCGCCCTCGTGCTGATCGGCGTGAACTTCGGCGTCTCCTGGCCGGGGTTCAACGCGCTCATCGCGGCAGTCGTCTCGGGCGACCTCAGGCAGCAGTACTTCGGCGTGAACTTCGCGCTCGTGAACCTCGGCATCGGCGTCGGCGGCATCATCGGCGGGTTCTACGTCGACGTCGACTCGCCCGAGACCTTCACCGTGATCTTCCTCATCGACGCCGCCAGCGCCCTGATCCCCATGGCGCTCCTGCTCGGCCCCCTGCGCCACGTGCGCACGCAGGCCGAGCCGACCGAGGAGTCGGCCGCGGCGGGCGGGTATCGCGAGATCCTGCGCCAGCCGGCGGTGCTGTGGCTCACGCTCCTCACGTTCATCGCCATGTTCATCGGCTACGGCCAGATGGAGGCCGGCTTCCCGGCGTACGCGCGTCAGGTGGCCGAGGTCTCGACCCGGGTGATCGGACTCTCGTTCGCGGTGAACACCGCGGTCATCGTGCTGCTGCAGTTCACCGTGCTCGCGAAGATCAGCGGCAAGCGGCGCACCCGGGTGATGTGGGTGATGGCGGGCGTCTGGGCGACCTCGTGGCTGATCCTCGGCGCGGCGGGCCTGCTGCCCGACACCCTCGCCGCGGCCATCGGCGTGCTCGCGTTCATGGGCGTCTTCGCCTTCGGCGAGACCCTGTTGCAGCCGACGGTACCGGCCATCTACAACGACCTCGCCTCCGACCACAATCGCGGCCGCTACAACGCGATCAACTCGGCCGCGTTCCAGGGCGGCGCGATCGCCGGGCCGGTCGCCGCCGGCCTGCTGCTCGACCACGACCTCGACGCCGTCTACATCGCCGTGATGGTCATCGGCTGTCTCGGCATCGGCGCGCTGGCACTCGCCCTCGAGCGACGCATCCCGGCGAGCGCAAACGGCGTGCGTGCGCCCGAGCCCGAGAGCAGCTCCGAGAGCGACGTCGCCGTCGACTGACGCGCGACCCGGCAGATCACCACGGCGGGCAGACCGGGTCACGTCGCCTGCCGTGGACAGCACGACGCGGCATCCGCTCTTGCGTCGAACGGATGCCGCGTGGTGTTCGCCTAGTCGGCCGAGGCGTCGGCCCGTGCCACCGTGAGCGAGTCGCCGTCGTCGGCGAGCCCGACCACGACGGTGTCGCCGTCGCGCACCTCGCCCGTGAGCAGCGCCCGGGCGAGTCGGTCATCGATCTCGTGCTGCATGAGCCGGCGCAGCGGCCTCGCGCCGTACAGCGGGTCGTACCCGCGCTCGGCGAGCCACGCCCTCGCGTCGGGAGTGACGCCGAGCTGCAGTCGCCGCTCGTGCAGTCGCGCCGACAGCCGGTCGATGTAGAGGTTGACGATCTCGGCGAGCTCGTCTTCGCTGAGCGCCGAGAACACGACGATGTCGTCGAGCCGGTTCACGAACTCGGGCTTGAAGGCCTGCCGCACGGTCTGCAGCACGGCCTGCTCCTTCTCGTCCCAGCTGAGGCCGGGGTCGACGAGGTACTGCGAGCCGAGGTTCGACGTGAGGATCAGGATGGTGTTCCTGAAGTCCACCGTGCGACCCTGGCCGTCGGTGAGACGGCCGTCGTCGAGCACCTGCAGCAGCACGTCGAAGACCTCGGGGTGCGCCTTCTCGACCTCGTCGAAGAGGATCACCGAGTAGGGGCGACGACGCACGGCCTCGGTGAGCTGGCCGCCCTGGTCGTAGCCGACGTATCCGGGGGGCGCGCCGACGAGCCGGGAGACCGAGAACTTCTCGCCGTACTCCGACATGTCGATGCGCACCATGGCGTGCTCATCGTCGAAGAGGAACTCGGCGAGTGCCTTCGCGAGCTCGGTCTTGCCGACACCCGTCGGACCGAGGAACAGGAAGGACCCGGTCGGCCGGTTGGGGTCGCTGATGCCGGCGCGCGAGCGGCGCACCGAGTCGGCGACCGCCGCGACGGCGCGCTTCTGCCCGATGAGGCGCTTGCCGAGCTCCTGCTCGAGGTGCAGCAGCTTCTCGGTCTCGCCCTGCAGCAGCCGGCCGACGGGGATGCCCGTCCACGCGGCGATGACCTGGGCGATGTCCTCTTCGGTGACCTGCTCGTTGACCATGCGGGGCTCGTCGGGAGCCTGCTCGGCCTGCTCGGCGGCCTCGAGGTCGCGCTGCAGCCGGGCGATCGTCTCGTACTCGAGCTTCGACGCCTTGGCGTAGTCGGCCTCGCGCATGGCGCGGTCGCGCTGCGTGACGGCGTCGTCGAGCTGCTTCTTCAGATCGCCGACGCGGTTCAGCGACATCCGCTCGCGCGCCCAGCGGGCCTCGAGGCCCGCGAGTTCGCGCTCCTGCTCGAGGAGCGTCTCGCGCAGCTTCGCGAGCCGTTCCTTCGACGCGTCGTCCTTCTCCTTCTTGAGGGCGAGCTCCTCGAGCTTCATGCGGTCGACCTGCCGCTTCAGCTGGTCGATCTCGACGGGGCTCGAGTCGATCTCCATCTTGAGGCGCGACATGGCCTCGTCGACGAGGTCGATCGCCTTGTCGGGCAGCTGCCGCGCCGAGATGTACCGGTTCGACAGGGATGCCGCGGCGACGAGGGCGGCATCGGAGATCGTGACCCCGTGGTGGGCCTCGTAGCGGCCCTTGAGCCCGCGGAGGATCGCGATCGTGTCTTCGACGCTCGGCTCGCCGACGTACACCTGCTGGAAGCGGCGTTCGAGCGCGGCATCCTTCTCGATGTATTCGCGGTACTCGTTGAGCGTGGTCGCGCCGATGAGCCGCAGCTCACCGCGGGCGAGCATGGGCTTCAGCATGTTGGACGCCGCGACGGACCCCTCGCCGCCGCCCGCGCCCATGAGCAGGTGCAGTTCGTCGACGAAGGTGATGATCTCGCCCTCGGCGTCGTTGATCTCCTTGAGCACGGCCTTCAGCCGCTCCTCGAACTGGCCGCGGTACATCGCACCGGCGACGAGCGCGGAGATGTCGAGTGAGATGAGCTGCTTGCCCTTCAGCGACTCGGCGACGTCGCCCGCGACGATGCGCTGGGCGAGGCCTTCGACGACGGCGGTCTTGCCGACGCCGGGTTCGCCGATGAGCACGGGGTTGTTCTTCGTGCGCCGCGTGAGCACCTGGCTGACGCGGCGGATCTCGGAATCCCGACCGATCACGGGGTCGAGCTTGCCCGCCTTCGCGATCTCGGTGAGGTTGACGCCGTACTGTTCGAGCGCCGACTTCTGCTCTTCCTGCGAGCTCGGCGCACCCTGCATGTTGGCCACAGGCTCTCCCTTCGTTCAAAACTTGAGTGTACTTAACTCAACTTTGCCGAGAGGGTTGGTATTCCGACTTCCGCGCCGAATCTCCCCCGACTTCACGGTAGACGGATGCCGCGTGGCGCGCCAGCGATCGGCGGGCGTTGCCGCCCGTCGTCAGCCGGTCGAGGCGCCATCGGTCAGCGCATCACCTCGACGGCGAGCACCGTGGTGCGCACGACGCCGCCGGGCGTCGGCGACTCGAACCGCACCGGCATGCCCGGGAACGACCGGGCGAACCAGAACGACTCGACCGCGGCATCCGGCACCTCGTCGCGCGTGTCGTAGCGCACGCACTCGACGCGACCGATCTGCAGCTCGATCGTCTCCTCGGTCACCGTCGTGCGGTCGTCCGGGAACGCGGCGTGCCCCTGCAGCTCGCGCCACGTCACCCGCCCACTCGAGACCTCGCCCTCGACTCCGCCGTCGGCGGCGACGAGCCAGCGCTCGAGCGTCGCTCCCTCGTCATCGCAGTCGCTGAAGCGATTGATGCGCTCGAACCGCTCGCCGTCGGGCTGCTCGACGAGGATGCGGATCAGCTTGCCCGCACCGCTCGCCGCGCGGATCTCGTCGGCCGTGAAGGGCGTCGGCAGGAGGCCGGGGCCGAGCACGTGGGGGTCGACGGCGTCGTCGGGGTCACTCATGCACGACAGTCTGCGTCATCAGCCGTCATCTCGACAGTGTCGCGACGCATTCACTGCGTTCTCATACCGTGATCGGCGAAGCTCGAAGCCCCACCCCTTTGGAGCTGCATTGCAGAAGCGCACGAAGATCATCACCGCCTCGATCGTCGCCGGAGTGCTCGTGCTCGGTGCGACCGCCGCCATCGCGGGCCCGATCGTCTATCGCGATCTCATCGTCGGCGAGCCCGAGACAGCACCCTCGGTGACTGCGGCGCCGTCGGCGACGGCCGAGGCGGGCACGGAGGCATCCGATCTCACCGGCGAGTGGACCGTGACAGGCGGCTCGTTCGCGGGCTACCGCGTCGACGAGGTGCTGAACGGCACCGATGTGACGGTGACCGGGCGCACCTCCGACGTGACCGGCAGCTTCACAGTCGACGGGTTGAGGCTCACAGCCGCGTCGCTCGAAGTCGACGTCGCGTCGATCGAGACCGACTCGGGCAACCGCGACGAGTACTTCCGCTCGACCGCGTTGCGGGTCGACGAGTTCCCGACGGCGACCTTCGTGCTCACCGAACCGATCGCGGTCGACGCAGCCCCCGTCGTCGGCGGCGTGCAGACGGTGCAGGCGACGGGCGAGCTCACCCTCGCGGGCGTCACGCGCACCGTGACCGTCGACCTCGACGCGGTCTGGAACGGCAGCGACGGCCAGGTCGCCGGCAGCATCCCGATCACCTTCGCCGACTTCGGCGTCGAGGCGCCGAACCTCGGCTTCGTCTCGGTCGAGCCCGACGGGTTCGTCGAGTTCTCGCTCGCGCTCGCGCGGGGCTGAGCGTTCAGGACGCGAACGCGACGCCGCATCGGCGCCACGTCGGCGTCGGCGTCGGGCTCATCGCACCCACGGCGGGGCGACCGGGGCTGCGTCGCTCCCCGGAATCGAGGCCACGGCGCTCGGGCTTCCGCACACCAGGAACTCGCAGTCGCTCGACGCGATGACGGTGCGCACGACATCGGCCGGCACGATGACGGTGTCACCGGCAGTGACGGCGAACTGGTCGGACTCGGAGTGGAACGATGCTTCGCCGGTCAGCACGGTCCAGATCTGCTCGGAGTCGATGATGTGCCGTGGACCCGGTTGACCCGCGGACATCCGGACTCGCCACAGGCTCGTGCGGTTGCTTCCACCCACGGTCGGGGATGCCAGGGTCTCCATCGCCGAGGTCGCGGTTCCCGATGAACGGGTTTCGGTCGAAGCCACTCGAGTGATCGACATGAGTCGCCTCCTGAGACAACATCGTTGTCTAGATGGTAAACGTCGTTGTCCAACATCCGCAAGTGCGAGAGAATCGGCTCATGGCGCAACACCCCCCAGGCGAATTGCCGATCCTCCTCATCGGGTCGTTTCGCGAGGTCATCGACGAGCTGCACGAGCAGCTCCGAGAGCTCGGCTTCGAAGACCTCCGGCCACTCCATGGATTCGCGTTGCAGTCGATCGCCGAAGGCGGTGTGTCGATCAGCGAGTTCGCGCGGCGACTCGGCGTGACGAAGCAGGCCGCGGCCAGGACGGCCGCCTCGATGGAGTCGCTCGGCCTGGTCGACCGCCACGTCGATCCCGATGACGCACGGGCATCCGTCATCACTCGCACCCCGCGTGCGAACGACTTCCTCGCGGCGAGCGGACGCCTCCTCGGCGAACGGGAGACGGAGTGGCGGCGGCAGCTCGGCGCCGACCGTTACGACACCATGATCAGCTGCCTCCAGCAGTTGCGCGCCGCAGAGCCGTTCACGACCATTCCGGGATGGCTCGGTCGGACGACGCGGATCTGAGCGCACGAGTGGGAACCCGAATGCATCCGCAGGGAAGACCCGGCTGGGCTTCGACGAGGGACGGAAGACGGCTCTTCTTCCAGGCCATCGACGGCCCTGGGCCGACCGTCGTCTTCGAGGCCGGTAT
The sequence above is a segment of the Agromyces hippuratus genome. Coding sequences within it:
- a CDS encoding MarR family winged helix-turn-helix transcriptional regulator, which gives rise to MAKRTPSAQELHRRAVATYVAAGGEESVQRVITAVQGLTKKLDQWYVRQLTDLDVSSGEWAVVTSLAKAGEALTPSQLAELTNVAPSSMTHRLDKLAERGLVERAADPDNRTRILVSLTEEGWGLFSQAIRDSDVVESDVLQDLGDTERAELARLLEVVIARLDDIDA
- a CDS encoding carboxylesterase/lipase family protein, with amino-acid sequence MLVGAGPGTDGALVVETETGAVRGVRRHGVRCWRGVPYAASTGGDARFRAPRAASGWDGVRDAAEFGPVAPQKRKGQFIGAAPSLVRSEDCLSVNVIAPDDAAGPTGRPVMVFIHGGAYSVGSSGEYPRQGERLVREHGIVYASMNYRLGALGWLDFRRYSTPERPIEANLGLRDQVAALEWVRRNIRSFGGDPDRVTLFGESAGANSVTTLLTVPAAEGLFSRAIAQSSPANAVYLPETTARWAHEYVQLLSRVVDDDDLESESVEDAAAMLCTADAMKLAEATTALTIRTPDEDPGTISLAPVIDGGFLPHRPLDAFRDGLAHRVPLIIGTNDREGSLFEGRISILPTTKPRIRAIFANTRKKSRKAIKRQYPGLPDRRPAADFAGDFTFWFPSVKVAERHARFAPTHMYRFDAAPRMPRLLGLDATHGLELFALFEKFDTLTGAGLTMLGGRRMFRAVGRRMQAHWVALAASGAPLDDWPRYDEVTRRTLVFDRVDRIELDPRREKRLAWQEFVPHV
- a CDS encoding MFS transporter translates to MISARTFWSALPTEGRWLLSTVAIQTLGRGLTLPFTIIYLHEVRGFDLGLSGALMSLIAVVGLIVTGPGGTLIDRFGAKAVLLAGLVSMIAGCTLLAFATHPAVAAVALVLIGVNFGVSWPGFNALIAAVVSGDLRQQYFGVNFALVNLGIGVGGIIGGFYVDVDSPETFTVIFLIDAASALIPMALLLGPLRHVRTQAEPTEESAAAGGYREILRQPAVLWLTLLTFIAMFIGYGQMEAGFPAYARQVAEVSTRVIGLSFAVNTAVIVLLQFTVLAKISGKRRTRVMWVMAGVWATSWLILGAAGLLPDTLAAAIGVLAFMGVFAFGETLLQPTVPAIYNDLASDHNRGRYNAINSAAFQGGAIAGPVAAGLLLDHDLDAVYIAVMVIGCLGIGALALALERRIPASANGVRAPEPESSSESDVAVD
- a CDS encoding MFS transporter, encoding MRAKLLILASSIGMLGWGAVLPYQYAYAADTRGWGALVAAAASSLFSVGALVAAPIAGRLADRYNPVHVAVVAQLLGAVGAASLVFADSPAVFLGGMLVFGLGLAAAVPAKQVLALEWSSTDDRRKVFAYKFTGEALGMAAGAFLAGQIIDLGRHDGLDIGFLMAAAGFAVSSAIIALAGRGARRSAEFTAEAVTGLSDERRPGAFRLVFANPALRWTSVIMIALALGFYAQFESGIPAYGITVLEVDPVAVGTAAAVNCIVIVALQVVVVRLTAKVSAPVLLMVVGGIWVVAWLVLASAQLAPGVASAMFVMTYGIFAVGETIYSPVLNPLIASLARKGMVGSTLGAMSALQTSFTAAGPLVAGVLLGAGLGDVFLGMHLALSVLAVFAAWRLKRVIAAMPVRHEPPTRPISIVDPVDA
- a CDS encoding cupin domain-containing protein; this translates as MSAGQPGPRHIIDSEQIWTVLTGEASFHSESDQFAVTAGDTVIVPADVVRTVIASSDCEFLVCGSPSAVASIPGSDAAPVAPPWVR
- a CDS encoding MarR family winged helix-turn-helix transcriptional regulator — its product is MAQHPPGELPILLIGSFREVIDELHEQLRELGFEDLRPLHGFALQSIAEGGVSISEFARRLGVTKQAAARTAASMESLGLVDRHVDPDDARASVITRTPRANDFLAASGRLLGERETEWRRQLGADRYDTMISCLQQLRAAEPFTTIPGWLGRTTRI
- a CDS encoding YceI family protein → MQKRTKIITASIVAGVLVLGATAAIAGPIVYRDLIVGEPETAPSVTAAPSATAEAGTEASDLTGEWTVTGGSFAGYRVDEVLNGTDVTVTGRTSDVTGSFTVDGLRLTAASLEVDVASIETDSGNRDEYFRSTALRVDEFPTATFVLTEPIAVDAAPVVGGVQTVQATGELTLAGVTRTVTVDLDAVWNGSDGQVAGSIPITFADFGVEAPNLGFVSVEPDGFVEFSLALARG
- a CDS encoding aromatic ring-opening dioxygenase LigA encodes the protein MSAVNGDEIGEVVLTHGQRRGIRLIGLAGVVGGILLIIVAIIAWIGVSNQLRAENITIPDDSPYFAGKTVDGPVDAFIQAGVINAHALEASGGKTYAELDQDDPVRDTVMNASFLRASLFTSVVSFGVALFAAGVGVIFVLFGWALRMLVPSPARVSARATAPPAAA
- a CDS encoding heme-degrading domain-containing protein — translated: MSELLERLVAEASELQFDRFTLDDAWVVGGRLRAAAAEAGHPVAIAIWFGSQRVFHAALPGATADNDAWLDRKHRVVERYGKASMLVGEEFRAKGEDFDVHARLDPREFAAHGGVVPIRIREVGVIGAVGVSGLPELADHELVVAQLRAHLRDRVGD
- a CDS encoding zinc-dependent alcohol dehydrogenase family protein, which translates into the protein MLATVIHAPRDIRVETVPDPVLSTGADAIVKVVAACVCGSDLWPYRGVTPTDEPHRIGHEFIGVVEAIGEDVAVVAVGDFVIAPFYVCDNTCANCRNGVSTSCLNGGWWGSDDRVGGFADGGQGERVRVPLADGTLVVVPGPVGDDEVPGLLTLADVMGTGHHAAVSAGVSAGDSVAVVGDGAVGLCAIIASKRLGATTIIAMSRHPERQALARRFGATHIVEERGAEGVARVQELTGGIGADRVLECVGTKESMDQAIRSTRPGGMVGYVGAPNGGPELPVRPLFNRNVGVNGGVAPVRGYIEELLPDVRSGAIEPGLVFDLELPLADAAEAYAAMDERRATKVLLRP
- a CDS encoding ATP-dependent Clp protease ATP-binding subunit, with amino-acid sequence MANMQGAPSSQEEQKSALEQYGVNLTEIAKAGKLDPVIGRDSEIRRVSQVLTRRTKNNPVLIGEPGVGKTAVVEGLAQRIVAGDVAESLKGKQLISLDISALVAGAMYRGQFEERLKAVLKEINDAEGEIITFVDELHLLMGAGGGEGSVAASNMLKPMLARGELRLIGATTLNEYREYIEKDAALERRFQQVYVGEPSVEDTIAILRGLKGRYEAHHGVTISDAALVAAASLSNRYISARQLPDKAIDLVDEAMSRLKMEIDSSPVEIDQLKRQVDRMKLEELALKKEKDDASKERLAKLRETLLEQERELAGLEARWARERMSLNRVGDLKKQLDDAVTQRDRAMREADYAKASKLEYETIARLQRDLEAAEQAEQAPDEPRMVNEQVTEEDIAQVIAAWTGIPVGRLLQGETEKLLHLEQELGKRLIGQKRAVAAVADSVRRSRAGISDPNRPTGSFLFLGPTGVGKTELAKALAEFLFDDEHAMVRIDMSEYGEKFSVSRLVGAPPGYVGYDQGGQLTEAVRRRPYSVILFDEVEKAHPEVFDVLLQVLDDGRLTDGQGRTVDFRNTILILTSNLGSQYLVDPGLSWDEKEQAVLQTVRQAFKPEFVNRLDDIVVFSALSEDELAEIVNLYIDRLSARLHERRLQLGVTPDARAWLAERGYDPLYGARPLRRLMQHEIDDRLARALLTGEVRDGDTVVVGLADDGDSLTVARADASAD